From Methanococcus maripaludis, the proteins below share one genomic window:
- a CDS encoding nascent polypeptide-associated complex protein, protein MFPGGGKFNPRMMKQMQKMMKDFGMDAEDLKAVKVTIELEDKLLVFEKPKVQVMDMLGNKTYSITGKAKKVAKEEEKIEDVEVKVEVTEEDIEMVSSQCGVSKEEAKKALEEVNGDLAEAILKLGN, encoded by the coding sequence ATGTTTCCTGGCGGAGGAAAGTTCAATCCAAGAATGATGAAACAAATGCAGAAAATGATGAAAGATTTCGGAATGGATGCCGAAGATTTAAAAGCTGTCAAAGTTACAATCGAACTTGAAGACAAACTCTTGGTCTTTGAAAAGCCAAAAGTTCAGGTAATGGACATGCTTGGAAATAAAACTTATTCAATTACTGGAAAAGCTAAAAAAGTAGCAAAAGAAGAAGAAAAAATCGAAGATGTCGAAGTAAAAGTTGAAGTAACCGAAGAAGACATCGAAATGGTTTCAAGTCAGTGCGGAGTTTCAAAAGAAGAAGCTAAAAAAGCATTAGAAGAAGTTAATGGGGATTTAGCTGAAGCAATTTTAAAACTCGGAAACTAA
- the hypD gene encoding hydrogenase formation protein HypD has protein sequence MDAKLMNINNKELIKKSIQTIQKLSEKLDEVKIMHVCGSHEHTICKYGIRDVLPDNITVVPGPGCPVCVTTQKEIDKAMYLAEQGHTIATLGDMYRVPGSKKSLMQLQSEGADVKIVYGIGDAVKLAKKQDEKVVFVAIGFETTAPTTAAELLNKPENFYILNSHRQTPPVMGFLLGGGTSLNLDGFICPGHVSTITGLKPYYDPCKTYHAPMVVAGFEPIDVMASIVMILKQLVNGDAKVENEYTRGVREEGNVIAQKIMNKIFEPADVAWRGFPVIKDGGMKLREEFKKYDVHENIDVPDIKETINKACICSEILRGEKLPHDCKLFGKTCDPMNPVGSCMVSDEGTCRIFYKYSKFR, from the coding sequence ATGGATGCAAAACTCATGAACATCAATAATAAAGAATTAATTAAGAAATCTATTCAGACAATCCAAAAACTCTCTGAAAAACTGGATGAAGTAAAAATAATGCACGTTTGTGGATCACACGAACATACAATCTGTAAATATGGAATAAGAGACGTTTTACCTGATAATATTACAGTAGTTCCAGGACCTGGATGTCCTGTGTGCGTTACAACACAAAAAGAAATCGATAAAGCAATGTACCTTGCAGAACAGGGCCACACTATTGCAACGTTAGGAGACATGTATAGGGTCCCAGGAAGTAAAAAATCATTAATGCAACTTCAATCAGAAGGGGCAGACGTAAAAATCGTTTACGGAATTGGGGATGCGGTAAAACTTGCAAAAAAACAGGATGAAAAGGTAGTATTTGTTGCAATCGGATTTGAAACTACTGCTCCAACAACTGCCGCAGAATTACTAAACAAACCTGAAAATTTCTACATATTAAATTCACACAGGCAGACCCCTCCAGTAATGGGATTTTTACTCGGCGGTGGAACTTCACTTAACTTAGATGGATTTATATGTCCTGGCCACGTTTCAACAATTACGGGGTTAAAACCATACTATGACCCTTGTAAGACGTACCATGCACCAATGGTTGTTGCTGGCTTTGAACCAATTGATGTAATGGCTTCAATCGTGATGATTTTAAAACAGCTCGTAAATGGTGACGCAAAAGTTGAAAATGAGTACACGAGAGGAGTAAGAGAAGAAGGAAACGTGATTGCTCAAAAAATTATGAATAAAATTTTTGAACCCGCTGATGTTGCATGGAGAGGCTTTCCAGTCATTAAAGACGGCGGTATGAAATTAAGAGAAGAATTCAAAAAATACGATGTTCATGAAAATATTGATGTTCCAGACATTAAAGAAACCATAAACAAAGCCTGTATTTGCAGTGAAATTTTAAGGGGAGAAAAACTTCCGCACGACTGTAAACTCTTTGGAAAAACTTGTGATCCGATGAATCCAGTTGGAAGCTGCATGGTTTCTGATGAAGGAACTTGCAGAATCTTTTACAAATACAGTAAATTTAGATAA
- a CDS encoding heparan-alpha-glucosaminide N-acetyltransferase has product MQKTGRFLEIDFFRGLAIILMVISNFVTDLKYFLGYSEYLLFWSFFALFVASSFVFISGVSFNVSFSKKVASQNLTYKSYLDRFLKLSVIAVVITAVTAYFLTSGTIYFGIMHFLAISGILGIIFYRFKKLNLFFSVIFLILGVLFSEVVLDTYWLLPLGILPTNFYTLDYFPIFPWFGVYLLGMSFSEKYYKNGVSRHSFEIFKNRFFNKICILGQNTLIIYIIHQPVLVGILILKYGIFSKIAL; this is encoded by the coding sequence ATGCAGAAAACCGGCCGATTTTTGGAGATTGATTTTTTCAGGGGACTTGCAATAATACTGATGGTTATTTCAAATTTTGTAACTGATTTAAAATATTTTTTAGGATACTCTGAATATCTTTTATTTTGGAGTTTTTTCGCTCTTTTTGTAGCATCCAGTTTTGTATTTATTTCAGGGGTTTCTTTTAATGTCAGTTTTTCAAAAAAAGTTGCTTCTCAAAATTTAACTTACAAATCTTACCTTGATCGTTTTTTAAAACTTTCTGTAATTGCAGTAGTTATAACTGCGGTTACTGCTTATTTTTTAACTTCTGGAACGATATATTTTGGAATTATGCACTTTTTGGCAATATCCGGTATTTTGGGAATTATATTTTACCGTTTTAAAAAATTAAATCTGTTTTTTTCAGTTATTTTTTTGATTCTAGGTGTTTTATTTAGCGAAGTTGTTTTAGATACCTATTGGTTACTTCCTCTTGGAATACTTCCAACTAACTTTTACACGCTTGATTATTTCCCGATTTTTCCGTGGTTTGGAGTATACTTACTTGGAATGAGCTTTTCAGAAAAATATTACAAAAATGGAGTTTCGAGACATTCATTTGAAATTTTTAAAAACAGATTTTTTAACAAAATATGTATTTTGGGGCAAAATACGCTAATAATTTATATAATCCACCAGCCAGTTCTGGTTGGAATTTTAATTTTAAAATACGGAATATTTTCAAAAATAGCACTGTAA
- a CDS encoding CBS domain-containing ParB/RepB/Spo0J family partition protein: MVYAEEYMTKKVHSITPDATVSDIIKLVKETTHDTFPVVVNSKVKGIVSVHDLIGKDESDEVSEFMTPRDDMIVTKPHTKIMDVGRIMFRTGFSKLPIVDENNNILGIITNTDVIRSQIEKTTPKKLKKIVNSYINLGYEVTTKRETIQIDDLIPTQANVYEDELYGRAYELKRGLAEPIIVIKTNVNEKYILVDGHHRAVAACLSNIKELEAHVLEINTDKTMGIEKTAEKQGLKSLKDIKILDEEKMNCSSAYKLRANILEL; encoded by the coding sequence ATGGTATACGCAGAAGAGTACATGACAAAAAAAGTTCATTCTATAACCCCTGATGCTACGGTTTCAGACATAATAAAACTTGTAAAGGAAACTACCCACGATACATTTCCTGTTGTGGTAAATTCAAAAGTTAAGGGTATTGTTTCAGTTCACGACCTTATTGGTAAGGATGAATCGGATGAAGTAAGTGAATTCATGACTCCAAGAGATGACATGATCGTTACAAAGCCCCACACTAAAATAATGGATGTTGGAAGGATAATGTTTAGAACCGGATTTTCAAAACTTCCAATAGTTGATGAAAACAATAATATCCTTGGAATTATTACAAACACTGATGTAATAAGGTCGCAAATTGAAAAAACCACTCCAAAAAAGCTCAAAAAAATTGTAAATTCATATATAAATTTAGGTTACGAAGTAACTACAAAACGGGAAACTATCCAGATTGATGATTTAATCCCTACTCAGGCCAACGTTTACGAAGATGAACTTTATGGAAGGGCTTATGAATTAAAAAGGGGACTCGCTGAACCGATAATTGTTATAAAGACAAATGTAAATGAAAAATACATTTTGGTTGATGGCCACCACAGGGCGGTAGCAGCATGCCTTTCAAACATAAAAGAACTCGAAGCACATGTTTTAGAGATAAATACTGATAAAACGATGGGAATTGAAAAAACTGCCGAAAAACAGGGTTTGAAAAGTTTAAAAGATATTAAGATACTCGACGAAGAAAAAATGAACTGCAGTAGTGCATATAAACTCAGGGCAAATATCCTTGAGCTTTAA
- a CDS encoding DUF504 domain-containing protein: MLKELINKLLWHPDYNPEDYIINYLHRGAENDEKSVPLKNIVIEDSFLVFDETHIPFHRILEIVNTKTGEIIYKKR; encoded by the coding sequence ATGCTAAAAGAACTTATAAACAAGTTATTGTGGCATCCTGATTATAATCCTGAGGATTATATTATAAATTATCTACACCGGGGCGCAGAAAACGATGAAAAATCAGTCCCTCTGAAAAATATCGTTATTGAAGACTCTTTTCTTGTTTTTGACGAAACACACATTCCCTTTCACAGAATTTTGGAGATTGTGAATACAAAGACTGGGGAAATAATTTACAAAAAAAGGTAG
- a CDS encoding DHH family phosphoesterase encodes MILVIGYGSLGRKVVNNAKNIDKVTVIDKNEAVFESLENGDFNYVIGDASELDVLERAKVKEADTLLVLTNDYELNRKIVEITSELNSKAYIIARGIIKYPELYNGLDINKIIYPLESAAKDAVNEIEKSKLRRKLAELKEVANNAKKSFNEHYSEKEDETQENHKAPFLILMHRNPDPDAMASAMALKTIFDKWGVNSEIAYGGKIGYDENKAMVNLLSIKLNQIDDINLSRYCSIAVVDSSSAKTLPIDIEGSKLAVIIDHHNDSDIVAKYMDIMPEIGATATILTNYLLGLDITPNRDLATALYYAITSDTNYFKRKTSKKDFEAASYLQGLMDPKVLEMIENPEMDTETMEILGKAIMNRKIIKGNLALSYVGTLKNRDALPRAAEFLLKMEGISTTYIFGIAENEIHISSRTKDLRVDVGNIMKTAFGGGGHQSSAAASVELGIFQSVSDKQSLRKLVEEAIQAKIFETMGIEEEEPAGQD; translated from the coding sequence ATGATTTTAGTCATAGGCTATGGTTCTTTAGGGCGTAAGGTTGTGAATAACGCTAAAAATATTGATAAAGTAACCGTAATAGATAAAAATGAAGCTGTTTTCGAATCTCTTGAAAATGGAGATTTCAATTATGTAATTGGTGATGCTTCCGAATTAGATGTTTTAGAAAGAGCTAAAGTAAAAGAGGCAGATACGCTTTTAGTTCTCACAAACGATTACGAATTAAACAGGAAAATTGTAGAAATAACTTCAGAACTAAATTCAAAAGCTTATATCATTGCAAGGGGCATAATAAAATACCCTGAATTATACAACGGTTTAGACATAAATAAAATTATATATCCTCTTGAAAGTGCAGCAAAAGATGCGGTAAACGAAATAGAAAAATCAAAATTGAGGAGAAAATTAGCTGAATTAAAAGAAGTTGCAAATAACGCTAAAAAGTCTTTTAACGAACATTACTCCGAAAAAGAAGACGAAACACAGGAAAACCACAAAGCTCCTTTTTTAATATTGATGCACAGAAACCCCGACCCAGATGCAATGGCAAGTGCAATGGCATTGAAAACTATTTTTGATAAATGGGGGGTTAATTCTGAGATTGCTTATGGCGGAAAAATAGGTTATGATGAAAATAAAGCCATGGTAAACTTATTAAGTATAAAATTAAACCAGATTGATGATATAAATTTATCTCGGTACTGTTCTATTGCAGTAGTTGATTCATCCAGCGCAAAAACTCTTCCAATTGATATTGAAGGTTCAAAATTGGCTGTAATAATCGACCACCACAATGACAGCGATATTGTTGCAAAGTACATGGATATAATGCCTGAAATCGGTGCAACAGCTACTATTTTAACCAATTATTTGCTGGGGCTCGATATAACTCCGAATAGGGATTTGGCAACTGCATTATACTATGCGATAACCTCAGATACAAACTATTTCAAGAGAAAAACGTCTAAAAAAGATTTCGAAGCTGCAAGTTATTTACAGGGTTTAATGGATCCAAAAGTTTTGGAAATGATCGAAAATCCAGAAATGGATACAGAAACCATGGAAATCCTTGGAAAAGCGATAATGAATAGAAAAATCATAAAAGGAAATCTTGCACTTTCATATGTCGGAACATTAAAAAATAGAGATGCCCTACCAAGAGCGGCAGAGTTTTTGCTTAAAATGGAAGGAATAAGCACGACTTATATTTTTGGAATTGCTGAAAATGAAATCCATATAAGTTCAAGGACAAAAGATTTGAGAGTAGATGTCGGAAATATCATGAAAACCGCGTTTGGCGGGGGAGGCCATCAATCTTCCGCAGCAGCGAGTGTTGAACTTGGTATCTTCCAATCTGTTTCAGATAAACAGTCTTTGAGAAAACTCGTGGAAGAAGCAATTCAAGCGAAAATATTTGAAACCATGGGTATCGAAGAAGAAGAACCTGCTGGACAGGATTAA
- the infB gene encoding translation initiation factor IF-2 produces MALRCPIVSVLGHVDHGKTSLLDKIRRTRVTQREAGGITQHIGASEIPINTIKKVSKDLLGLFKADLSIPGILVIDTPGHEAFTSLRKRGGALADIAILVVDINEGFKPQTIEAINILKQCKTPFVVAANKVDRIPGWNSSEGPFILNFNEKNQHPNAMTEFEIRLYENVIKHLNELGFDADLFSRVKDTTKTINVVPVSAMTGEGVPDLLVIISGLAQRFLEQKLALNVEGYAKGTVLELKEEKGLGKTIDAIIYDGIAKTGDFLVVGNPDGVLVSKIKALLKPKELDEMRDPKDKFKPSKQISAATGVKISAPDLDSVIAGSPLRIVPKNQVEAAKEEVLEEVEEFTILTDDEGIIIKADTMGSLEALANELRKVNAKIKKAEVGDISKKDVIEASSYASTNPLNGLIISFNTKVLADAKAEIEKSDVKLLEGKIIYKLVEEHEEWTKEMEELMKSDEINRLTKPAMIKILPNCIFRQKEPAVCGVEVLYGTLKIGSPIMSEDGKKLGYVKEMRDNQQENIKEAKVGMQVPVSIDGNIVLGRNAKENDILYVEVPEPEARKLHHEFKDELRGDEKEALSRYMELKQKIENNIFWGM; encoded by the coding sequence ATGGCATTAAGATGTCCGATTGTGAGTGTTCTCGGTCACGTTGATCACGGAAAAACTTCCCTTTTAGATAAAATTAGAAGAACAAGGGTTACTCAGAGAGAGGCTGGGGGAATCACTCAACATATCGGTGCAAGTGAAATACCGATAAATACCATAAAAAAAGTTTCAAAGGACCTTTTAGGATTATTTAAGGCAGATTTATCTATTCCTGGAATTTTGGTTATAGATACGCCAGGACACGAAGCATTTACTTCCCTTAGGAAAAGAGGGGGTGCTTTAGCAGACATTGCAATACTTGTTGTGGATATAAATGAAGGATTTAAACCTCAAACAATTGAAGCGATAAATATTTTGAAGCAGTGCAAAACACCTTTCGTAGTTGCTGCAAATAAAGTGGATAGGATTCCAGGTTGGAATTCAAGCGAAGGTCCATTTATTTTAAATTTCAACGAAAAAAATCAGCACCCAAATGCAATGACTGAGTTTGAAATAAGGCTCTATGAAAATGTTATAAAACACTTAAATGAACTTGGATTTGATGCAGATTTGTTTTCAAGAGTTAAAGATACTACAAAAACGATAAATGTGGTTCCAGTATCTGCAATGACTGGCGAAGGAGTTCCAGATTTACTTGTTATAATTTCAGGACTGGCACAGAGATTTTTAGAACAAAAACTGGCTTTAAACGTTGAAGGTTATGCAAAAGGTACAGTTTTGGAATTAAAAGAAGAAAAAGGGCTTGGAAAAACAATTGATGCAATAATTTACGATGGAATTGCAAAAACTGGCGATTTTTTAGTTGTTGGAAATCCTGACGGCGTTCTTGTATCAAAAATCAAGGCACTTTTAAAACCAAAAGAACTCGACGAAATGAGGGATCCAAAAGATAAATTCAAGCCTTCAAAACAGATTTCTGCGGCAACAGGTGTTAAAATATCTGCACCTGATTTGGATAGTGTTATTGCAGGAAGCCCTTTAAGAATTGTTCCAAAAAATCAGGTTGAAGCTGCAAAAGAAGAAGTTCTTGAAGAAGTTGAAGAATTTACAATTCTAACAGATGACGAAGGAATAATCATTAAAGCAGATACTATGGGTTCATTGGAAGCTCTTGCAAATGAACTTCGAAAAGTAAATGCCAAAATCAAAAAAGCAGAAGTTGGGGACATCTCTAAAAAAGATGTTATCGAAGCTTCATCATATGCTTCAACGAATCCTTTAAACGGGCTTATTATTTCATTTAACACAAAAGTATTGGCCGATGCAAAAGCAGAAATCGAAAAATCAGACGTTAAATTGCTTGAAGGAAAAATTATCTATAAATTAGTCGAAGAACACGAAGAATGGACAAAAGAAATGGAAGAATTAATGAAATCTGATGAAATAAACAGATTGACAAAACCAGCAATGATTAAAATCCTTCCAAACTGTATCTTTAGACAGAAAGAGCCTGCAGTATGTGGTGTTGAAGTATTATATGGTACTTTAAAAATTGGAAGTCCTATAATGTCTGAAGATGGAAAAAAACTCGGATATGTTAAGGAAATGAGGGACAACCAGCAGGAAAATATAAAAGAAGCAAAAGTTGGTATGCAGGTTCCTGTTTCAATCGATGGAAATATAGTTCTTGGTAGAAATGCAAAAGAAAACGATATACTCTATGTCGAAGTACCAGAACCCGAAGCAAGGAAATTACACCACGAATTCAAGGATGAATTGAGGGGTGATGAAAAAGAAGCTCTTTCAAGATACATGGAATTGAAACAGAAGATCGAAAATAACATATTTTGGGGAATGTAG
- a CDS encoding nucleoside-diphosphate kinase, which translates to MVCENEVERTFVALKPDTVERKLVGRVIQRFEDRGFEIVEMRMLTLTGKMAEEYYGEHKGKEFYEILIKFMTSGRIVAMVIKGERAISTVRKMLGNTCPCDAEPGTIRGDFGLYTPANIIHASDSLESAEREIDLFFGI; encoded by the coding sequence ATGGTCTGTGAAAACGAAGTGGAAAGAACATTTGTGGCATTAAAGCCGGATACCGTTGAAAGAAAGCTTGTTGGACGGGTAATTCAAAGATTTGAAGATAGGGGATTTGAAATCGTTGAAATGAGAATGCTGACTCTCACTGGAAAAATGGCAGAAGAATATTACGGTGAACACAAAGGAAAAGAGTTTTACGAAATATTGATAAAGTTCATGACTTCGGGCAGAATAGTTGCAATGGTTATTAAAGGAGAGCGCGCAATTTCAACTGTTAGGAAAATGCTTGGAAATACTTGTCCGTGCGATGCAGAACCTGGAACTATTCGCGGAGATTTTGGACTATACACTCCTGCAAATATAATTCATGCGTCAGACAGTTTAGAAAGTGCAGAACGTGAAATAGATTTATTTTTTGGAATATAA
- the purE gene encoding 5-(carboxyamino)imidazole ribonucleotide mutase: MITIIMGSKSDVKIAEKAVSILKEFEIDYEVRVASAHRTPELVEKIVKNSKSKVFIAIAGLAAHLPGVVAAMTTKPVIAVPVESKLDGLDALLSAVQMPPGIPAACVGIDRGENAAILAAEMLSISDERIEKKLAEFRENQKEKIFSDDLEVSSLFKN; encoded by the coding sequence GTGATAACGATAATTATGGGAAGTAAAAGCGATGTAAAAATTGCAGAAAAGGCAGTTTCTATTTTAAAAGAATTTGAAATTGATTATGAGGTAAGAGTGGCTTCAGCACACAGAACCCCCGAATTAGTCGAAAAAATTGTTAAAAATTCAAAATCAAAAGTATTTATCGCAATTGCAGGACTTGCAGCGCATTTACCAGGAGTTGTTGCAGCAATGACTACAAAACCTGTTATTGCAGTCCCTGTTGAAAGTAAACTGGATGGACTCGATGCACTTTTAAGCGCTGTTCAGATGCCTCCAGGAATTCCTGCAGCTTGTGTTGGAATTGATAGGGGGGAAAATGCCGCAATTTTAGCTGCTGAAATGCTCTCCATTTCTGATGAAAGAATTGAAAAAAAATTAGCTGAATTTAGAGAAAATCAGAAAGAAAAAATATTTTCAGATGATTTAGAAGTTTCTTCACTTTTTAAAAACTAA
- a CDS encoding PINc/VapC family ATPase translates to MSIEEINQNLNENKKFKECKITVDTCVVIDGRITELILDGRIEKCKIIVPEAVISELEAQANKGREIGYFGIEELKKLVTVAKENEILLEYYGERPSTGEVSLARAGEIDAMIRKVAKDTDSILFTSDKIQYNLAIAQNISAHFLKVHEEKVDLKLIEYFDEITSSVHLKENCLPYVKKGRPGKVRLIPFADEIMNRTEIKVIIDNILKYTEQNHGLVEIERRGATVIQLGNLRISIARPPFSEALEVTAVRPITKVSLEDYNLSEDLKVRLDSAEGIFVSGAPGSGKSTFVSALAERYKNMDKIVKTMESPRDLQVDEEITQYAPLEGSMEKTCDILLLVRPDYTIYDEVRKTKDFEIFADMRMAGVGMVGVVHASKAIDSIQRLIGRVELGIIPQIVDTVVFIENGKIGKVYEVEFNVKVPHGMKEADLARPVIEVVDFLTKTPEYEIYTYGEQVVVMPIKETTESRGAVLAYAEEKISEVLKKHLPKKSRPDIRVVNKDTVEVKVLEKFIPAIIGKGGKEISKLEEITGLRISVGEKDEFVENEKDFETYEFINDYESTKLSQTGKHVIVELGEDYIGANIKIYIDGEYACTATVSSNGTVNISKKTAIGKDLASAMKKGKDIYVEF, encoded by the coding sequence ATGTCTATCGAAGAGATTAATCAAAATTTAAATGAAAATAAAAAGTTTAAGGAATGTAAAATTACTGTAGACACCTGCGTGGTTATTGATGGTAGAATTACAGAATTAATACTTGACGGCAGAATTGAAAAATGTAAAATAATTGTTCCAGAAGCAGTAATTTCTGAATTAGAAGCGCAAGCAAATAAAGGGCGGGAAATTGGCTATTTTGGAATTGAAGAATTAAAAAAACTTGTAACTGTTGCAAAAGAAAATGAGATATTACTCGAGTATTATGGAGAAAGACCTTCAACCGGCGAAGTTTCGCTTGCAAGAGCAGGTGAAATAGATGCAATGATTAGAAAAGTTGCAAAAGATACAGATTCGATACTTTTTACAAGTGACAAAATCCAGTACAATCTGGCAATTGCTCAAAATATCAGTGCACATTTCTTAAAAGTTCATGAAGAAAAGGTAGATTTAAAATTAATTGAATATTTTGATGAAATTACAAGTTCAGTTCACTTAAAAGAAAACTGTTTACCCTATGTTAAAAAAGGAAGACCTGGAAAAGTTAGACTGATTCCATTTGCTGACGAAATAATGAATAGAACTGAAATAAAAGTAATAATCGACAATATTTTAAAATATACTGAGCAAAATCACGGACTTGTAGAAATTGAACGAAGGGGAGCAACTGTAATTCAGCTTGGAAATTTAAGGATTTCTATTGCAAGACCTCCTTTCTCAGAAGCTTTAGAAGTTACTGCAGTTAGGCCAATTACAAAAGTTTCTTTGGAAGATTACAACCTTTCTGAAGACTTAAAAGTACGATTGGATAGTGCAGAAGGTATTTTTGTTTCAGGAGCTCCCGGAAGCGGTAAATCTACATTCGTTTCAGCACTTGCTGAAAGATACAAAAATATGGATAAAATCGTAAAAACAATGGAAAGTCCACGTGATTTGCAAGTTGATGAGGAAATTACGCAGTACGCACCGCTTGAAGGAAGCATGGAAAAAACTTGCGATATTTTACTTTTGGTAAGGCCCGACTACACGATATACGATGAAGTTCGTAAAACAAAGGATTTTGAGATTTTTGCGGACATGAGGATGGCCGGAGTTGGAATGGTTGGTGTAGTTCACGCTTCAAAAGCAATAGATTCAATTCAAAGGCTTATTGGAAGAGTTGAACTTGGAATAATTCCACAAATTGTTGATACTGTAGTTTTTATTGAAAATGGTAAGATTGGAAAAGTCTATGAAGTGGAATTTAATGTTAAAGTTCCGCATGGAATGAAAGAAGCAGACCTTGCAAGACCTGTAATTGAAGTAGTCGACTTTTTAACAAAAACCCCCGAATATGAAATATATACCTACGGGGAACAAGTTGTAGTAATGCCGATAAAAGAAACTACTGAATCAAGAGGGGCTGTTTTAGCATACGCAGAAGAAAAAATTTCAGAAGTTTTGAAAAAACACCTTCCAAAAAAATCAAGGCCGGATATTAGGGTTGTAAACAAAGATACTGTTGAAGTAAAAGTTTTAGAAAAGTTCATTCCTGCAATAATTGGAAAAGGCGGAAAAGAAATCTCGAAACTCGAAGAAATAACTGGTTTAAGAATAAGTGTCGGGGAAAAAGATGAATTCGTAGAAAATGAAAAAGATTTTGAAACTTACGAATTTATAAATGATTATGAATCAACAAAACTGAGTCAAACTGGAAAACACGTTATTGTTGAACTTGGAGAAGATTATATCGGTGCAAATATTAAGATTTACATTGATGGGGAGTACGCGTGCACTGCAACAGTCAGTTCAAACGGTACGGTAAATATCAGTAAAAAAACTGCAATCGGAAAAGATCTGGCAAGCGCCATGAAAAAAGGAAAAGATATTTACGTAGAATTTTAA
- the hisI gene encoding phosphoribosyl-AMP cyclohydrolase, translating into MDKNIKEIIKNMDLKFRNIDGKKLLMAISTDKQKNVLMTAFMSEESLEKSIETGYMHYYSTSRDKIWKKGEESKNVQKIIDVYRDCDGDALLFTVEQTGWACHEGYMSCFHNKIDLNTGDSTVIGTKLD; encoded by the coding sequence ATGGACAAAAATATAAAAGAAATTATAAAAAATATGGATTTGAAATTTAGAAATATCGACGGAAAAAAGCTGTTGATGGCAATTTCGACAGATAAACAAAAAAATGTTTTAATGACTGCATTTATGAGCGAAGAATCATTAGAAAAATCAATTGAAACAGGATATATGCACTACTACTCTACAAGCAGGGATAAAATCTGGAAAAAGGGCGAAGAAAGCAAAAACGTCCAAAAAATAATAGATGTATATCGGGATTGTGACGGAGATGCACTTCTTTTCACGGTTGAACAGACCGGATGGGCCTGTCATGAAGGATATATGTCGTGTTTTCACAACAAGATTGATTTAAATACTGGAGATTCTACCGTTATTGGGACTAAATTAGATTAA